The following coding sequences lie in one Labrus bergylta chromosome 13, fLabBer1.1, whole genome shotgun sequence genomic window:
- the LOC109995127 gene encoding T-cell surface glycoprotein CD3 zeta chain — MDAETFFSDPTFCYLLDGILVVYCLIATAFFFREKFSSLPSADVGAPEENGLIYEELDRTRDADPYEVLDPSKRKKRAKKKPKPTQDQQRDTDPDESLATQDSAPPLPPSR, encoded by the exons ATGGATGCAG AGACTTTCTTCTCTGATCCCACCTTCTGTTACCTCCTGGACGGGATCCTGGTTGTTTACTGCCTCATCGCCACGGCGTTCTTCTTCAGAGAAAAG tTTTCTTCCCTCCCGTCTGCAGATGTTGGAGCTCCT GAGGAAAATGGACTTATTTACGAG gaGCTCGATAGAACAAGAGATGCTGATCCCTACGAGGTGCTCGACCCCTCGAAGAGAAAG aAAAGAGCGAAGAAGAAACCCAAG CCGAcccaagatcagcaaagagatacaGACCCCGATGAGTCTCTGGCCACTCAGGACTCagctccacctctgcctccatctCGTTAA
- the lamp1b gene encoding lysosome-associated membrane glycoprotein 1b, with product MTQLGGVQSWCLGVTLQLLLAAVLHQGFATVAPPTTAAPHKEPGRPEKGNYHVYGTNNTACLLASMGLQLNITFSSVSQNKTLQEVVNLQPNMTKSSGSCTEERAILKLTTDSDKTNLTFSFTLNTTTNKYHLSEVSLDAVRPDTKEPFSTSNSSLDYLQGTLGYSYMCHQEQTLNVTQVLSINTFQLQVQPFGLEGDHFGAAEECQLDEDDMLIPIIVGAALAGLVLIVLLAYLIGRKRSHAGYQTI from the exons ATGACGCAGCTCGGCGGTGTTCAGTCCTGGTGCCTGGGAGTAACATTACAGCTGCTTTTAG CTGCCGTCCTGCACCAGGGTTTTGCCACTGTCGCCCCTCCAACCACTGCTGCCCCGCACAAAGAGCCAGGCAGACCTGAAAAAGGGAACTACCATGTCTACGGTACCAACAACACCGCCTGTTTGCTGGCTTCTATGGGACTCCAGCTCAACATCACCTTCAGCTCCGTCTCCCAGAACAAG ACTCTGCAGGAGGTCGTGAACCTTCAGCCAAATATGACCAAGAGCTCTGGGTCATGTACAGAAGAGAGAGCCATCCTGAAGCTCACGACTGATTCTGATAAGACCAACCTGACTTTTTCCTTCACCCTG AATACCACAACCAATAAGTACCACCTGAGTGAAGTGTCTCTGGATGCTGTTCGGCCAGACACAAAAG AACCCTTCTCGACCAGTAACAGCAGCCTGGACTACCTGCAGGGCACTCTGGGGTACTCGTACATGTGCCACCAGGAGCAAACTCTGAATGTTACCCAGGTTTTGTCCATCAACACCTTCCAGCTGCAGGTGCAGCCCTTCGGACTCGAAGGGGATCACTTTGGAGCAG ctgaGGAGTGCCAGCTGGATGAAGACGACATGCTGATCCCCATCATAGTTGGAGCAGCTCTGGCAGGTCTCGTCCTCATCGTGCTCCTGGCCTATCTCATTGGCAGGAAGAGGAGCCACGCCGGCTACCAGACCATCTGA
- the LOC109995146 gene encoding growth hormone-regulated TBC protein 1-A — protein MEMEGNAAQPLTCSNDAERVDPYGFERHHDFEPYKEMMNEYVAVLNRRSMRWSKLLQEKPHVEKNLTVKRYVRKGVPNEHRARIWMAASGAQKQLQSNPGYYQSLLAMEHDSMLKDTIQTDMHRTFPDNVLFRSKAEPSLQKALFNVLLAYGHHNKAVGYCQGMNFIAGYLIIITKDEEKSFWLMDALLVRMLPDYYSPAMLGLKTDQEVLGELVKTKCPAVGQLMAQYPGIWTLVVSRWFICLYIDILPIETVLRVWDCLFYEGSKVLFRVALTLIIHHQQEILRARSLMDVWECFKQITSGAFTLDCHNFMQKIFAEPGSLSMATIDKLREKCRQRILEEESGQP, from the exons ATGGAGATGGAAGGAAATGCTGCTCAACCCCTTACCTGTAGTAATGACGCTGAAAG GGTTGACCCCTACGGCTTTGAAAGGCATCACGATTTTGAACCTTACAAGGAGATGATGAACGAATATGTAGCCGTCCTCAACAGGAGATCGATGAGATGGTCCAAACTCCTTCAAGAGAAACCACATGTTGAGAAGAACCTGACAG TGAAAAGGTACGTGCGTAAAGGTGTGCCTAATGAGCATCGAGCCAGGATATGGATGGCAGCCAGTGGAGCACAGAAACAACTGCAGAGCAACCCGGGTTATTACCAATCTCTGCTGGCCATGGAGCATGACAGCATGCTGAAGGACACCATTCAGACAG ACATGCACCGGACGTTTCCTGACAATGTCCTCTTCAGAAGCAAAGCAGAACCGAGTCTGCAGAAAGCTCTTTTCAATGTGCTGCTGGCCTATGGACATCATAACAAGGCAGTGGGTTACTGTCAG ggtaTGAACTTCATTGCTGGCTACCTCATCATCATTAccaaagatgaagaaaaatcCTTCTGGCTGATGGATGCGTTGTTGGTCAGAATGCTCCCAG ACTACTACAGCCCGGCCATGTTGGGCTTGAAGACCGACCAGGAGGTTCTTGGCGAGCTGGTGAAGACTAAATGTCCTGCAGTGGGACAGCTAATGGCCCAGTATCCTGGCATATGGACACTGGTGGTGTCACGTTGGTTCATTTGCCTCTATATTGACATACTACCTATTGAG ACCGTCTTGCGGGTCTGGGATTGTCTTTTCTATGAGGGCTCTAAAGTTCTCTTCCGGGTTGCTCTGACTCTCATCATCCACCATCAGCAGGAGATATTAAGAGCTCGCTCTTTGATGGATGTGTGGGAGTGCTTCAAACAAATAACCAGTGGAGCTTTCACTCTGGACTGTCACAATTTCATGCAG aaaatctTTGCAGAACCTGGAAGCCTGTCTATGGCAACGATTGATAAACTGAGAGAGAAATGCAGACAACGAATACTGGAGGAAGAATCTGGACAGCCGTAA